The following are encoded in a window of Phaseolus vulgaris cultivar G19833 chromosome 3, P. vulgaris v2.0, whole genome shotgun sequence genomic DNA:
- the LOC137807566 gene encoding zinc finger BED domain-containing protein DAYSLEEPER-like isoform X1 yields the protein MVTVEEDKVVATPDVKNAPVSTDFQPSNDLVNSENQSDHSVEISEPQPDKDLSNFQAEPNKVLPASEIQASSGNKNGDTLPSAEEPPSSELENVETQPNNLSSNDEGPHNDQHVDSVAPFKNPSESSEAAADDKLVSSEAPVDQKPVSESPSNNQLVNSEALPSNGVVDSGHQTSNDVVVSETQRSNEVVLPEAEQNNEVVLPEAEQNNEVVLPEAEQNNEVVLPETDQRDEVVISETQQRDEAVLSETQQGDEAVLSETQQSHEAVLSETQQSHEAVLSETQQSHEAVLSETQQINGAILSETQQSSEAVLSEIQQSKEAVLSEIQQNKEAVLSETQQSNEAVLSENQQSNEAFLSEAQQSNEMITSESQPSNDVIMSDAQPNSEPMVSDSQPSSETVIPERQPSNEIVIHEAQTSNEIVIHEAQTGNDVIMSEASSENETVHSAADPNNQLSHPESLSQNHHFTNLHMIPEDQLPQPEPLPNSDSLPTSEPLPDSHLIDIKPIPHNHLAQYDTLPNSHMHHSEAVANHELAHSEALSHEHMGNSHLLPHYGLQNSETLLDNQLVNSQPHYEIVNASNIPSYEIVNAETPLNSEEPTPETQPSKRRKKKSIVWEHFTIETVSPGCRRACCKQCKQSFAYSTGSKVAGTSHLKRHIAKGTCPALLRSQDHNQFSPYTPRSRGSDAGNASSAPKRRYRSPNTPYIIFDQDRCRHEIARMIIMHDYPLHMVEHPGFVAFVQNLQPQFNMVTFNTVQGDCVATYLMEKQCVMKYFEGLPGRLCLTLDVWTSSQSVGYVFITGHFVDSDWKLQRRILNVVMEPYPNSDSALSHAVSVCISDWNLDGRLFSITCDQTPSEVALGNLRPLLSVKNPLILNGQLLVGNCISRTFSNVANELLSSVHLVVKKIRDSVKYVKTSDSHEEKFLELKQHLQVPSERNLFIDDQTQWNTTYQMLVAASELKEVFSCLDTSDPDYKGAPSMQDWKLIETLCTYLKPLFDAANILTTATHPTIVTFFHEVWKLQLDLSRAVVNEDPFISNLTKPMQQKIDKYWKDCSLVLAIAVVMDPRFKMKLVEFSFTKIYGEDAHVYVKIVDDGIHELFHEYVTLPLPLTPAYAEDAGSHVKTEGSPGGTLLSDNGLTDFDVYIMETSSHQTKSELDQYLEESLLPRVPDFDVLGWWKLNKIKYPTLSKMARDILSVPVSSVPPESVFDTKVKEMDQYRSSLRPETVEAIVCAKDWMQYGAAEASHALVKMEF from the coding sequence ATGGTTACTGTTGAAGAAGATAAGGTGGTTGCGACCCCTGATGTGAAAAATGCACCTGTCAGTACTGATTTTCAACCCAGCAATGATCTGGTAAATTCGGAAAATCAGTCTGACCATAGTGTGGAAATTTCCGAGCCTCAGCCTGATAAGGATCTCTCCAATTTCCAGGCAGAGCCTAACAAAGTACTTCCAGCATCTGAAATCCAGGCTTCTAGTGGCAATAAAAATGGAGATACGTTGCCCAGTGCAGAAGAACCTCCTAGCAGTGAGTTGGAGAATGTTGAGACACAACCCAACAACCTATCAAGCAATGATGAGGGCCCACACAACGATCAGCATGTTGATTCTGTAGCACCATTCAAGAATCCATCAGAAAGCTCTGAAGCTGCAGCTGATGATAAGCTTGTTAGTTCTGAAGCTCCCGTTGACCAGAAGCCTGTGTCTGAGTCACCATCAAACAACCAGCTGGTCAATTCTGAGGCACTTCCAAGTAATGGCGTGGTAGATTCTGGACATCAGACCAGTAATGATGTGGTTGTATCTGAAACGCAGCGCAGCAATGAGGTGGTTTTACCTGAAGCAGAGCAAAACAATGAGGTGGTTTTACCTGAAGCAGAGCAAAACAATGAGGTGGTTTTACCTGAAGCAGAGCAAAACAATGAGGTGGTTTTACCTGAAACTGACCAAAGAGATGAGGTGGTTATATCTGAAACCCAGCAAAGAGACGAGGCAGTTTTATCTGAAACCCAGCAAGGCGATGAAGCAGTTTTATCTGAAACCCAGCAAAGCCATGAGGCAGTTTTATCAGAAACACAGCAAAGCCACGAGGCAGTTTTATCAGAAACACAGCAAAGCCACGAGGCGGTTTTATCTGAAACACAGCAAATCAATGGGGCAATTTTATCTGAAACACAGCAAAGCAGTGAGGCAGTTTTATCTGAAATACAGCAAAGCAAAGAGGCAGTTTTATCTGAAATACAGCAAAACAAAGAGGCAGTTTTATCTGAAACACAGCAAAGCAATGAGGCAGTTTTATCTGAAAATCAGCAAAGTAATGAGGCATTTTTATCTGAAGCACAGCAAAGCAATGAGATGATTACTTCTGAATCTCAGCCCAGCAATGATGTAATCATGTCAGATGCACAGCCCAACAGTGAGCCAATGGTATCTGACTCACAGCCCAGCAGTGAGACGGTCATACCTGAGAGACAGCCCAGCAATGAGATTGTCATACACGAGGCACAGACCAGCAATGAGATTGTCATACATGAGGCACAGACCGGCAATGATGTGATAATGTCTGAAGCTTCGTCTGAAAATGAGACGGTACATTCTGCAGCTGATCCCAACAATCAGCTCTCTCATCCTGAATCTCTTTCTCAGAATCATCATTTTACTAATCTACATATGATTCCTGAAGATCAGCTGCCTCAACCTGAACCACTGCCCAATTCTGATTCACTGCCTACTTCTGAACCACTGCCAGACAGTCATCTCATAGACATCAAACCGATACCTCATAATCATCTTGCACAGTATGATACACTGCCCAACAGTCATATGCACCATTCTGAGGCAGTGGCCAACCATGAACTAGCTCACTCTGAGGCATTGTCCCATGAACACATGGGCAATTCTCATTTGTTGCCACACTATGGGCTGCAAAATAGTGAAACACTGCTCGACAATCAGTTAGTCAATTCTCAACCACACTATGAGATAGTCAACGCTAGCAACATACCCAGCTATGAGATAGTCAATGCTGAAACTCCATTGAACAGTGAGGAACCTACTCCGGAAACTCAGCCAAGCAAGAGGAGAAAAAAGAAGTCTATAGTCTGGGAACACTTCACCATAGAAACAGTCAGTCCTGGATGTAGAAGAGCATGCTGCAAGCAATGCAAGCAAAGTTTTGCTTACAGTACTGGTTCAAAGGTTGCTGGTACTAGTCACCTTAAACGCCACATTGCCAAGGGGACATGCCCAGCTCTTTTGCGTAGCCAAGATCATAACCAATTCAGTCCGTATACTCCACGTTCAAGGGGAAGTGATGCTGGCAATGCTAGCAGTGCACCAAAGCGACGTTATAGGTCCCCTAATACTCCTTACATAATTTTTGATCAAGATCGTTGCCGCCATGAGATTGCTAGGATGATCATTATGCATGATTACCCCCTTCACATGGTTGAGCATCCGGGATTTGTTGCATTTGTCCAAAACCTGCAGCCCCAGTTCAATATGGTAACATTTAACACGGTTCAAGGAGATTGTGTTGCAACTTACCTGATGGAAAAGCAGTGTGTTATGAAGTATTTTGAGGGATTACCTGGACGTTTGTGTTTGACACTGGATGTTTGGACCTCAAGCCAATCTGTAGGATATGTGTTTATAACTGGACATTTTGTTGATAGTGATTGGAAGTTGCAGAGGAGAATTCTTAATGTTGTGATGGAACCATATCCTAATTCTGACTCTGCTCTCAGCCATGCTGTATCTGTTTGCATTTCTGATTGGAATTTGGATGGCAGGCTGTTTTCTATCACTTGTGATCAGACTCCAAGTGAAGTTGCCCTTGGGAATCTCAGACCATTACTCTCTGTAAAGAATCCACTTATCCTCAATGGGCAGCTGCTGGTAGGAAATTGCATTTCCCGAACCTTCAGCAATGTTGCAAATGAACTGTTGAGCTCGGTGCATCTTGTCGTAAAAAAGATCAGAGACAGTGTAAAATATGTGAAGACTTCAGATTCACATGAGGAAAAGTTCCTGGAGCTCAAGCAGCATCTTCAGGTCCCCAGTGAAAGGAACCTTTTTATTGATGACCAAACCCAATGGAATACTACATATCAGATGCTGGTGGCAGCTTCTGAACTTAAGGAAGTGTTTTCTTGTTTGGACACTTCTGATCCTGATTACAAGGGTGCCCCATCAATGCAAGATTGGAAGTTGATTGAGACCCTCTGCACGTACTTAAAGCCCCTTTTTGATGCAGCAAACATTCTTACCACAGCAACTCATCCCACTATTGTCACCTTTTTCCATGAAGTTTGGAAGTTGCAGCTGGATCTGTCTCGAGCTGTTGTGAATGAGGATCCTTTCATCAGCAACCTTACGAAACCCATGCAACAAAAAATTGACAAGTACTGGAAAGATTGTAGTCTGGTTTTGGCAATTGCAGTAGTTATGGATCCTCGTTTCAAGATGAAGCTTGTTGAGTTTAGTTTCACAAAAATCTATGGCGAGGATGCCCATGTATATGTCAAGATTGTTGATGATGGGATTCATGAGCTGTTCCACGAGTATGTGACCCTTCCCCTGCCACTGACCCCTGCTTATGCAGAAGATGCTGGAAGCCATGTGAAGACAGAGGGGTCTCCAGGAGGAACTCTGTTGTCAGATAATGGATTAACAGATTTTGATGTCTACATCATGGAAACCAGTAGCCATCAGACGAAGTCTGAACTGGACCAGTATCTGGAAGAATCACTGTTGCCACGTGTTCCGGACTTTGACGTGTTGGGTTGGTGGAAGTTAAACAAAATCAAGTACCCTACTCTTTCCAAAATGGCCCGGGATATATTATCTGTTCCGGTCTCAAGTGTTCCTCCAGAATCTGTCTTTGATACAAAAGTGAAAGAGATGGATCAGTATCGAAGTTCCTTGCGGCCAGAGACAGTGGAGGCCATTGTATGCGCGAAAGATTGGATGCAGTACGGAGCAGCCGAAGCTTCCCACGCGCTCGTGAAAATGGAATTCTAG
- the LOC137807566 gene encoding zinc finger BED domain-containing protein DAYSLEEPER-like isoform X2, translating into MVTVEEDKVVATPDVKNAPVSTDFQPSNDLVNSENQSDHSVEISEPQPDKDLSNFQAEPNKVLPASEIQASSGNKNGDTLPSAEEPPSSELENVETQPNNLSSNDEGPHNDQHVDSVAPFKNPSESSEAAADDKLVSSEAPVDQKPVSESPSNNQLVNSEALPSNGVVDSGHQTSNDVVVSETQRSNEVVLPEAEQNNEVVLPEAEQNNEVVLPETDQRDEVVISETQQRDEAVLSETQQGDEAVLSETQQSHEAVLSETQQSHEAVLSETQQSHEAVLSETQQINGAILSETQQSSEAVLSEIQQSKEAVLSEIQQNKEAVLSETQQSNEAVLSENQQSNEAFLSEAQQSNEMITSESQPSNDVIMSDAQPNSEPMVSDSQPSSETVIPERQPSNEIVIHEAQTSNEIVIHEAQTGNDVIMSEASSENETVHSAADPNNQLSHPESLSQNHHFTNLHMIPEDQLPQPEPLPNSDSLPTSEPLPDSHLIDIKPIPHNHLAQYDTLPNSHMHHSEAVANHELAHSEALSHEHMGNSHLLPHYGLQNSETLLDNQLVNSQPHYEIVNASNIPSYEIVNAETPLNSEEPTPETQPSKRRKKKSIVWEHFTIETVSPGCRRACCKQCKQSFAYSTGSKVAGTSHLKRHIAKGTCPALLRSQDHNQFSPYTPRSRGSDAGNASSAPKRRYRSPNTPYIIFDQDRCRHEIARMIIMHDYPLHMVEHPGFVAFVQNLQPQFNMVTFNTVQGDCVATYLMEKQCVMKYFEGLPGRLCLTLDVWTSSQSVGYVFITGHFVDSDWKLQRRILNVVMEPYPNSDSALSHAVSVCISDWNLDGRLFSITCDQTPSEVALGNLRPLLSVKNPLILNGQLLVGNCISRTFSNVANELLSSVHLVVKKIRDSVKYVKTSDSHEEKFLELKQHLQVPSERNLFIDDQTQWNTTYQMLVAASELKEVFSCLDTSDPDYKGAPSMQDWKLIETLCTYLKPLFDAANILTTATHPTIVTFFHEVWKLQLDLSRAVVNEDPFISNLTKPMQQKIDKYWKDCSLVLAIAVVMDPRFKMKLVEFSFTKIYGEDAHVYVKIVDDGIHELFHEYVTLPLPLTPAYAEDAGSHVKTEGSPGGTLLSDNGLTDFDVYIMETSSHQTKSELDQYLEESLLPRVPDFDVLGWWKLNKIKYPTLSKMARDILSVPVSSVPPESVFDTKVKEMDQYRSSLRPETVEAIVCAKDWMQYGAAEASHALVKMEF; encoded by the exons ATGGTTACTGTTGAAGAAGATAAGGTGGTTGCGACCCCTGATGTGAAAAATGCACCTGTCAGTACTGATTTTCAACCCAGCAATGATCTGGTAAATTCGGAAAATCAGTCTGACCATAGTGTGGAAATTTCCGAGCCTCAGCCTGATAAGGATCTCTCCAATTTCCAGGCAGAGCCTAACAAAGTACTTCCAGCATCTGAAATCCAGGCTTCTAGTGGCAATAAAAATGGAGATACGTTGCCCAGTGCAGAAGAACCTCCTAGCAGTGAGTTGGAGAATGTTGAGACACAACCCAACAACCTATCAAGCAATGATGAGGGCCCACACAACGATCAGCATGTTGATTCTGTAGCACCATTCAAGAATCCATCAGAAAGCTCTGAAGCTGCAGCTGATGATAAGCTTGTTAGTTCTGAAGCTCCCGTTGACCAGAAGCCTGTGTCTGAGTCACCATCAAACAACCAGCTGGTCAATTCTGAGGCACTTCCAAGTAATGGCGTGGTAGATTCTGGACATCAGACCAGTAATGATGTGGTTGTATCTGAAACGCAGCGCAGCAATGAG GTGGTTTTACCTGAAGCAGAGCAAAACAATGAGGTGGTTTTACCTGAAGCAGAGCAAAACAATGAGGTGGTTTTACCTGAAACTGACCAAAGAGATGAGGTGGTTATATCTGAAACCCAGCAAAGAGACGAGGCAGTTTTATCTGAAACCCAGCAAGGCGATGAAGCAGTTTTATCTGAAACCCAGCAAAGCCATGAGGCAGTTTTATCAGAAACACAGCAAAGCCACGAGGCAGTTTTATCAGAAACACAGCAAAGCCACGAGGCGGTTTTATCTGAAACACAGCAAATCAATGGGGCAATTTTATCTGAAACACAGCAAAGCAGTGAGGCAGTTTTATCTGAAATACAGCAAAGCAAAGAGGCAGTTTTATCTGAAATACAGCAAAACAAAGAGGCAGTTTTATCTGAAACACAGCAAAGCAATGAGGCAGTTTTATCTGAAAATCAGCAAAGTAATGAGGCATTTTTATCTGAAGCACAGCAAAGCAATGAGATGATTACTTCTGAATCTCAGCCCAGCAATGATGTAATCATGTCAGATGCACAGCCCAACAGTGAGCCAATGGTATCTGACTCACAGCCCAGCAGTGAGACGGTCATACCTGAGAGACAGCCCAGCAATGAGATTGTCATACACGAGGCACAGACCAGCAATGAGATTGTCATACATGAGGCACAGACCGGCAATGATGTGATAATGTCTGAAGCTTCGTCTGAAAATGAGACGGTACATTCTGCAGCTGATCCCAACAATCAGCTCTCTCATCCTGAATCTCTTTCTCAGAATCATCATTTTACTAATCTACATATGATTCCTGAAGATCAGCTGCCTCAACCTGAACCACTGCCCAATTCTGATTCACTGCCTACTTCTGAACCACTGCCAGACAGTCATCTCATAGACATCAAACCGATACCTCATAATCATCTTGCACAGTATGATACACTGCCCAACAGTCATATGCACCATTCTGAGGCAGTGGCCAACCATGAACTAGCTCACTCTGAGGCATTGTCCCATGAACACATGGGCAATTCTCATTTGTTGCCACACTATGGGCTGCAAAATAGTGAAACACTGCTCGACAATCAGTTAGTCAATTCTCAACCACACTATGAGATAGTCAACGCTAGCAACATACCCAGCTATGAGATAGTCAATGCTGAAACTCCATTGAACAGTGAGGAACCTACTCCGGAAACTCAGCCAAGCAAGAGGAGAAAAAAGAAGTCTATAGTCTGGGAACACTTCACCATAGAAACAGTCAGTCCTGGATGTAGAAGAGCATGCTGCAAGCAATGCAAGCAAAGTTTTGCTTACAGTACTGGTTCAAAGGTTGCTGGTACTAGTCACCTTAAACGCCACATTGCCAAGGGGACATGCCCAGCTCTTTTGCGTAGCCAAGATCATAACCAATTCAGTCCGTATACTCCACGTTCAAGGGGAAGTGATGCTGGCAATGCTAGCAGTGCACCAAAGCGACGTTATAGGTCCCCTAATACTCCTTACATAATTTTTGATCAAGATCGTTGCCGCCATGAGATTGCTAGGATGATCATTATGCATGATTACCCCCTTCACATGGTTGAGCATCCGGGATTTGTTGCATTTGTCCAAAACCTGCAGCCCCAGTTCAATATGGTAACATTTAACACGGTTCAAGGAGATTGTGTTGCAACTTACCTGATGGAAAAGCAGTGTGTTATGAAGTATTTTGAGGGATTACCTGGACGTTTGTGTTTGACACTGGATGTTTGGACCTCAAGCCAATCTGTAGGATATGTGTTTATAACTGGACATTTTGTTGATAGTGATTGGAAGTTGCAGAGGAGAATTCTTAATGTTGTGATGGAACCATATCCTAATTCTGACTCTGCTCTCAGCCATGCTGTATCTGTTTGCATTTCTGATTGGAATTTGGATGGCAGGCTGTTTTCTATCACTTGTGATCAGACTCCAAGTGAAGTTGCCCTTGGGAATCTCAGACCATTACTCTCTGTAAAGAATCCACTTATCCTCAATGGGCAGCTGCTGGTAGGAAATTGCATTTCCCGAACCTTCAGCAATGTTGCAAATGAACTGTTGAGCTCGGTGCATCTTGTCGTAAAAAAGATCAGAGACAGTGTAAAATATGTGAAGACTTCAGATTCACATGAGGAAAAGTTCCTGGAGCTCAAGCAGCATCTTCAGGTCCCCAGTGAAAGGAACCTTTTTATTGATGACCAAACCCAATGGAATACTACATATCAGATGCTGGTGGCAGCTTCTGAACTTAAGGAAGTGTTTTCTTGTTTGGACACTTCTGATCCTGATTACAAGGGTGCCCCATCAATGCAAGATTGGAAGTTGATTGAGACCCTCTGCACGTACTTAAAGCCCCTTTTTGATGCAGCAAACATTCTTACCACAGCAACTCATCCCACTATTGTCACCTTTTTCCATGAAGTTTGGAAGTTGCAGCTGGATCTGTCTCGAGCTGTTGTGAATGAGGATCCTTTCATCAGCAACCTTACGAAACCCATGCAACAAAAAATTGACAAGTACTGGAAAGATTGTAGTCTGGTTTTGGCAATTGCAGTAGTTATGGATCCTCGTTTCAAGATGAAGCTTGTTGAGTTTAGTTTCACAAAAATCTATGGCGAGGATGCCCATGTATATGTCAAGATTGTTGATGATGGGATTCATGAGCTGTTCCACGAGTATGTGACCCTTCCCCTGCCACTGACCCCTGCTTATGCAGAAGATGCTGGAAGCCATGTGAAGACAGAGGGGTCTCCAGGAGGAACTCTGTTGTCAGATAATGGATTAACAGATTTTGATGTCTACATCATGGAAACCAGTAGCCATCAGACGAAGTCTGAACTGGACCAGTATCTGGAAGAATCACTGTTGCCACGTGTTCCGGACTTTGACGTGTTGGGTTGGTGGAAGTTAAACAAAATCAAGTACCCTACTCTTTCCAAAATGGCCCGGGATATATTATCTGTTCCGGTCTCAAGTGTTCCTCCAGAATCTGTCTTTGATACAAAAGTGAAAGAGATGGATCAGTATCGAAGTTCCTTGCGGCCAGAGACAGTGGAGGCCATTGTATGCGCGAAAGATTGGATGCAGTACGGAGCAGCCGAAGCTTCCCACGCGCTCGTGAAAATGGAATTCTAG